One region of Mucilaginibacter gotjawali genomic DNA includes:
- the cdaA gene encoding diadenylate cyclase CdaA, with translation MHFFDFNLFKFTFFDLLDVLLVAFLIYQLYNLIRGTIAANIFIGLALLFGMYYVVKALHMQLLTGILGKFVDVGIIALIVVFQQEVRRFLLLVGKNASLQRNRAWWQYFFGKADAEKNNYARIKPIIDACKSLKSTRTGALIVFAKYYDEQFYQNSCEVIEGKISKRLLESIFQKTSPLHDGAVVIAENKIKSASCILPLTEKTDLPAQFGLRHRAGIGVTEANDATAIIISEETGELSYAKQGRVKMNISFAELEKLLNKDF, from the coding sequence ATGCATTTTTTCGATTTCAACTTATTTAAATTTACATTTTTCGACCTGTTGGACGTTTTGCTGGTAGCATTTCTTATCTACCAGTTGTACAACCTTATCAGGGGCACTATAGCGGCAAATATTTTTATTGGCCTTGCGCTTTTGTTCGGCATGTACTATGTGGTAAAAGCGCTGCATATGCAGTTGCTTACCGGTATCCTGGGCAAATTTGTGGATGTAGGCATCATCGCCCTGATTGTAGTTTTTCAGCAGGAGGTACGGCGTTTTTTACTATTGGTAGGCAAAAATGCTTCTTTGCAGCGCAACAGGGCGTGGTGGCAGTATTTTTTTGGCAAAGCCGATGCGGAAAAAAATAATTATGCCCGCATAAAGCCCATCATTGATGCATGTAAAAGTTTGAAATCAACCCGTACAGGCGCTTTAATTGTTTTTGCCAAATATTATGATGAACAGTTTTACCAAAACAGCTGCGAGGTTATTGAAGGGAAGATCTCCAAACGCTTACTGGAAAGTATATTTCAAAAAACAAGCCCCCTGCATGACGGTGCCGTGGTCATAGCCGAAAACAAGATCAAATCGGCAAGTTGCATTTTACCGTTGACGGAAAAGACCGATCTACCGGCACAATTTGGTTTACGTCACCGCGCCGGCATAGGTGTTACTGAAGCCAATGACGCTACGGCGATCATTATTTCCGAAGAAACAGGCGAGTTATCCTATGCTAAACAGGGCCGCGTTAAAATGAATATCAGCTTTGCCGAGCTGGAAAAGTTGCTGAATAAGGATTTTTAA
- a CDS encoding sterol desaturase family protein, protein MFSSIANSLESLKVLFNLVSRYLLFTGSFYLFFYVWKNKKYWMAKIQQRYPERKHIFNEIKHSAITILIFGLIVLMVIWAGKNGLTQAYEPINKYGYFYYFLSIVLMIVLHDTYFYWTHRAMHWKPLFKWVHKTHHLSVNPTPFAAYAFHPLEAVIEVGIIPLIAFTIPHHPSAITIFSLYSLLLNVTGHLGYELFPKGFAEHWLFKWHNTSTHHNMHHRLVKCNYGLYFNFWDRLMKTNHPHYEAHFNEVVERRQQGKTPSVSPEAVLE, encoded by the coding sequence ATGTTTTCTTCAATTGCAAATTCGCTTGAATCGTTAAAGGTTTTATTTAACCTGGTTTCGCGGTATTTGCTTTTTACCGGATCATTTTATTTGTTTTTTTATGTTTGGAAGAACAAAAAATACTGGATGGCCAAGATCCAGCAACGGTACCCCGAACGAAAACATATTTTTAATGAAATAAAACACTCGGCCATTACCATCCTTATTTTTGGATTAATTGTTTTGATGGTGATTTGGGCGGGAAAAAATGGATTAACGCAGGCTTACGAACCGATAAACAAATATGGATACTTCTATTATTTTTTAAGCATCGTGCTGATGATCGTTTTGCATGATACTTATTTTTACTGGACCCACCGGGCCATGCACTGGAAGCCCCTTTTTAAATGGGTGCATAAAACCCATCACCTCTCTGTTAATCCTACGCCATTTGCGGCCTATGCCTTTCACCCATTGGAAGCGGTTATAGAAGTTGGTATTATTCCGCTGATTGCTTTTACCATCCCCCACCATCCTTCGGCAATAACCATTTTTTCGCTTTATTCCCTGTTGTTAAATGTTACCGGGCACCTGGGATATGAGCTCTTCCCGAAGGGATTTGCGGAGCACTGGCTATTTAAATGGCACAATACTTCAACACACCATAACATGCACCACAGGCTGGTTAAATGCAATTATGGGCTGTATTTTAACTTTTGGGACCGGCTGATGAAAACCAACCACCCCCATTACGAAGCGCATTTTAATGAAGTGGTTGAAAGACGGCAGCAGGGGAAAACACCTTCAGTTTCTCCTGAAGCTGTGCTTGAATAA